The DNA segment AACTCGTGTCCGGCGGCAATGCCTCCACCACCTCCTTTTGCACCTCCAGCGGCTCCGACCGATACCCCGGCACCGTCTCCGGCAAAACCACCTCCACCCGCAACGGTTCACCGGGAATCGGCCGCGTCCGTACACCGGGATTGCCCAGCCGCTGCCGCGCCTTCAACTCCCCCAACAGCAGCGCCGTGCCCGCCATCAACAACCCCGCCATCACCGTCCAGATCCAAACCCGCCGGTTCATGCGCCCGACTCCTTCCCCTCACCCGCCGGCCGCACCGGTTCCGGCTCCCGCAACCACTGCTCCAACAACAACAGGCAGCCAATCGCCACCGCAAAGGTCACAAACCCAAACCGTTGTTCCACACTCACCCCGTAGGACTGCCCGAACACCTCCGTCACCAGAATCGTAAAAGTGATCCGGGCCACGTTGCCCAACACGGCCAGCGGGATCGCCGCCAACACCATCACCCAGCGCCGCCAGGCCGTACGAAAGGCCGTCATCCCGAAAATCACCGTCAGCGCCAGCAAACTCATCAGGCTGCGAATCCCGCTGCAGGCCGGCGCCACGTCATACCGGTACGTCCGTTGCGCATCGTAGATCAGCGACCCCTCCCTGAGCACATCGAAGCCCAGCACCTGCGCCACCCCCACCGAAACGTAGGTTACCACCATCCGCAACGGGAACGTCACCACCTCCGCCAAAGACCCCAGCGGAATGCAAAACACAAGCAGCACATACGGAAACACACAAGCCCGCAGAAACCTCGGTCCCCAGGCCAGCCCCATCAGCCCGTACAACCCCAGAAAAAACGCCACGATCGAGATCCGCGGCTGCTGGATCAAATAGCCGAGCACGTGCAGTCCCAACGCCACCCCCACCACGGCAAGGGCCGGGGGCCACAATTCCAACGGTCCGCCCCACAGCTCCCGCCGCTTCCACCACATCAGCCCCAGCACAATCAACGGCACGATCAGCCCATGCCCTTCGTCCCAATCATTCGCCCTGTAGGCGTTTACCATCCACTCCAGCAACGAGGCCGTCTTGACATAGCCGAAGGTGGAATTCCCCAGAAAATGAAACAGCAACACCCACAGCGCGCCGAGCCCGAACAACATCCCCTTGTTCGGCACCCGCGGCCAGAGCGCCTGGAATTCGAGCCGGAACTCTTCCAGGATTCCCAGCTGTTTGGCGTCGTTCATCCGCTCCGCAGCAAAATCCACCCGTTACCCGATCCCGTCGCCCGGCTCAAACACATTCTCGCGGGCCCGGCGCCCGCCCCCCACAACCCCGGCACCCCCGAACGCCCTCGACACCCGCCCGACCGGCCCGCCACCGACCGGTCCGGGAGCCACCCGCCGCCGGCCGGCCCATCGCCGCGGCCGGACGGGCCCGGCAACCGTCCTCGCCACGTTTTCCGAACGGCCGATCCCACCTACCGCGCGCGCTCCACTTCGCAATCCACCAACTGCACGTCCCCGCCATCCACACGGTCCGGCCGTGTCACCCCGCGCACACGACAGCGCACCAGCCGCACGTCCCGGATCTCCGCCCCCTCAAAGGTCCGGATGTCCAAAACCCGCGCCGCCTGCTCCACCTCCACGTTCTCCATGCGTACGTGCCGCACCGCGGGTCGGTACGGTCCCTTTGCGCCTTCCTCGTACAGGAAATCAATCTGCAACACCGCATCCGCCACCCGACCCACGCGCACGTTGCGCATCCATACATTTTCAATCACCCCGCCGCGGACCGCGTTCGATTTAAACCGCAACACCCGGTCCAGCTTCGGGCTGTCCATGCGGCAATCCTCCACAAACACATTCCGGCAACCCCCGGAGATCTCGCTCCCCATCACCACGCCGCCATGACCGTCCCGCATCAGACAACGCCGCACCACAATATTGCCGGACGGAATGCCCAGCCGCCGGCCGTCCTCGTTCCGGCCCGACTTGATCGCAATGCAGTCGTCGCCCGTGTCGAACACGCAGTCCTCAATCACCACGTCCCAGCAACTCTCCGGATTGCAACCGTCGTTGTTCGGCCCGTGCGAAATCACCTCCACTCCGCGCACCAGCACGTTCGTGCACAACACCGGATGAATGTTCCACATGGGCGACCGCCGGATCCGCACCCCCTCAATCCACACGTTCCGACACCGGTAGAACTGAATGAAATTGGGCCGCAAATAACACCCCGGACCGTACCGACGCTGTTCCACCGGTACCCCGGCAGCCACCTGCGCCACCAACCGGTTCCGGGCCGCCACCTGATTGGGCCCCTGAGCCGGCCGATTCCGGCCCGGCCCCTTCCAGGCCCACCAATTGTCATCCCCGGCCTGACCATCCAAAACCCCGCGCCCCGTCACCGCCACGTTCACCTGGCCGTGGGCGTAAATCAGCGGCGAGTAATTGTAGCAGTCCATCCCCTCCCACCGCGTCAGCACCAACGGTAAATACGCATCCGGATCGGTCTTGAACCGCAATACCGCCCCCTCCGCCACATGCAGGTTCACCCCGCTGCGCAAGTGAATCGGGCCCGTCAAATACTCGCCCGGCGGCACCAACACCCGGCCGCCACCCGCCGCCGCACACGCCTCAATGGCCCGCCGGATGGCCTCCGTGGCGTCCGTCCGACCATCCGCCACCGCCCCGTAATCCGTGATCGAAAACGTGCGGTTTGGAAACCGCGGCGGCTGCACACGGCTCACAATGGCCGCCGCCTCCCGCCACGGCCGGGCCGATTCCGTCCCCGACGGCATCACCCCAGGCTGTTGACACCCCATCCATACCCCGGCCAGAACCAGCCCCATCCCGAGGCCCATCCCTCGAATGATCACTCGCGCTTGCACGTTCACTCCTCACAATCCGCGGGTTGATGTTCCACAGCCGGAGCCGCCCGACCCGCGGCCCCGAAGTCCGGCTCCGCCAGGGTCCACCCGACCCGGAGCACGGCACCTCCGGAATTTACCACCTCCGGCAGGGTCTCCCACCCCCCCGGCTTTGCATTTCAGTTTGAAATTTCGGCATCGGCCCCGGGCTGCCATGCTGAACCGTGCAATTTTCTCAGACCATCATGCAAAAATTCGCACCTCGCCGGCCGACCCCGATTGTATAGGCTTGAGATGGTGCCGCTCCGAATCCGGCACCGCGGGAGGTTGACCGACAAGCCATGGAAACCAGGACCGCTCTGGCCAAATACTCAATCGGCGTGGGTGACCGGTTCGCCCACGAGGCGCCGGCGCAATTGGCCGCCTGCCAAAAAACCTTGCAGGCCGGCGTCGAAGTCGTCCCCGTCTGGAACAAATCCCATCGGGAACACCAAATCATCGGTTCCCAACCCGACAGCGTCCGCGCCGCCGCCCAGGCCGCCGTCCGCGCCGCCGGTTGGGACCGACCCTGGCACGTGGACGCCGACCACGTCCGCCGCGAAATCCTGGACCCCTACCTCGGCTGTTGCGATTACTTCACCCTGGACGTCGCCGAGGTCATCGGCCAGCCCGCACCCCCCGCGCGCGTGGAAGCCTTCCTGCAACGCCATCCCGAACTGCTCGGCCGGCTGGACCTGCCCGAACTGGTTGAGCCCATCCAGACCGACGCCGCCACCCTCGGCCGCGCCGCCCAACACTACCTGAAAGCCGTGGACGAAGCCGCCGCGGCGTACCGGGCCATCGCCGCGGCAAAAGGCCCCGGCACCTTCATCACCGAGGTTTCCATGGACGAAACGGATCACCCACAATCTCCCCTGGAACTGTTGGTGATCCTCGCCGCCCTGGCCGACGCGGGTGTGCCCGTCCAAACCATCGCGCCCCGGTTCGTCGGCCGCTTCAACAAGGGCGTGGATTACGTCGGCGATCTCCGGGCGTTCGAGCAACAATTGCTGGATTTCCTGGCCGTCATCCGCTTCGCACGCCAACACTACAACCTGCCGCCCAGCCTCAAACTCAGTGTCCACTCCGGCAGCGACAAGTTCTCCCTCTACCCCATCCTGCACCGCACCCTCCGCCGCACCGGCGAGGGCCTTCACGTCAAAACCGCAGGCACCACATGGCTGGAAGAACTGCTCGGCCTCATCGAATCCGGCGGGGCCGGTCTCGACCTGGCCCGCGACCTCTACACCGAGGCTCTCGAGCACCTCGACGAACTCTGCGCACCCTACGCCACCGTCATCGACATCGACCGCCGCCGGTTGCCGCCGGCCGATGAGGTCCGCCGCTGGAGCCCCGAACGGTTCGCCGCCGCCCTCCGCCATGACCCCAACCACCCGCAGTTCAACCCCCACCTCCGCCAGTTGTTCCATGTCGGCTACAAACTGGCCGCCCGGCGCGGCCGGCAGTTCCTCCGGCTGCTCGAGCAGGCCCACGACCACATCGCAACCCTGGTCACACACAACCTTTACGAACGCCACCTCCGCCCGATATTTCTGGGCAACGGCAAATTCTGATCCGGCTTTATGAGCAACTACGGACTCAACATCCCATCCCAAGGTTCCCTGGACTTCCTGGCACTGGGCGCGCTGGTCCATCGGCTGGACCCCGGCGTGGTGCCATTCCGCAAAGCCACCGAATGCCGCATCCACGTCAGCGGCGGCGAATACAACGTCGCGGCCAACCTGGCCGACTGTTTCCGGCTCCAAACCGGCATCGCCACCGCCCTGGTGGAGTACCCCATCGGCGACCTCATCGCCGAACGCGTGCGGGCCATGGGCGTCAGGCCGTTCTACAAACGCTTCAAACACGACGGTGTCCGCGGCCCCAATCACGCCATCGTCTACAGCGACCGCGGCTTCGGCGTCCGTCCGCCCGTCGTATTCTACAACCGCAGCAACGAGGCGGGCGCCCTGCTCAAACCGGGTGATTTCGACTGGAAAGCCATCTTTGCCCAGGGCGTCCGGTGGTTCCACAGCGGCGGCATCTTCGCCGCACTCTCCGAAACCACCGGCCCGCTCATCATCGAAGCCATGCAGGCCGCCAAGGCCGCAGGCGCCGTCACCTCCTTCGACCTGAATTTCCGCCAGAAACTCTGGGACGTCTGGGGCGGCCAGGACCGCGCCGTGGCCGTCAACCGCGAAATCGTCAAATACGTGGACGTCCTCGTTGGCAATGAAGAGGACCTCCAAAAGGGCCTCGGCCTGAAAGGCCCCGACGTGCACGCCACCTCCCAGCTCGACCCGGCCGTGTTCGTCGGCATGATGGATGCCGTGGTCAAGGCCTACCCCCAAATCCGCGTGGTCGCCACCACCCTCCGCGAGGTCCTCTCCACCAACCGCCATCGGTGGAGCGCCGTGGCATGGATCAACGGCAAGGTCTACCAGGCGCCCACCTGCGAGTTGGATGTATACGACCGCGTCGGCGGTGGCGACGGTTTCGCCGCCGGCCTGTTCTACGGCATGCTCACCGGACGCGCGCCCGAGGAATGCGTGCGCCTGGGTTGGGCCCACGGCGCCCTCCTCACCACCACGCCCGGCGACACCACCATGGTCACCCTCGAACAGGTCGAGGCGTTCGCCCGCGGCGGCTCGGCTCGAATCCAACGTTGAACCGCGCCATCCAACCAAATCCCGAAATCCCCTGCAAAACCACCATGGAACCCAAAGCTGACATCGCAGTCATCGGCCTGGCCGTCATGGGCCAGAACCTCATCCTCAACATGAACGACCACGGCTTCACCGTCGTGGCCTACAACCGCACCACCTCCAAGGTGGACGAATTCCTCGCCAACGAAGCCAAAGGAACCCGCGTCCTGGGCGCCCATTCCCTCCAGGAAATGGCCGCCCTCCTCAAAAAACCCCGCCGGGTCATGCTCATGGTCAAAGCCGGACCGCCCGTGGACGAGTTCATCGAACAACTCCTCGGCGTGCTCGAACCCGGCGACATCATCATCGACGGCGGCAACTCCAATTTCGAAGACACCATCCGCCGTACCCGATACGTCGAAAGCAAGGGCCTCCTCTACATCGGCACCGGCGTCAGCGGCGGCGAGGAGGGTGCCCGCCACGGACCCTCCATCATGCCCGGCGGCAGCCCCGCCGCCTGGCCCCACGTCAAACCCATCTTCCAGGCCATCGCCGCCAAGGTCACCGACCCCACCACCGGCAAAACCGAACCCTGCTGCGATTGGGTCGGCGAAAACGGCGCCGGCCATTACGTCAAAATGGTCCACAACGGCATCGAATACGGCGACATGCAACTCATCGCCGAGGCCTACCACATGATGAAAGACGGCCTCGGCATGTCGCCCGACGAAATGAGCCGCGTCTTCGGCGAGTGGAACGAGGCCGAGCTCAAGTCCTACCTCATCGAAATCACCCGCGACATCCTCGCCTTCAAGGACGAGGACGGTCAGCCCCTGGTCGACAAAATCCTCGACACCGCCGGCCAGAAAGGCACCGGCAAGTGGACCGTGATGTCCTCGGCCGAACTCGGCATCCCGGTCACCCTCATCGCCGAAGCCGTCTACGCCCGCTGTGTGTCGGCCTTCAAAGACCAGCGACTGCAGGCCGCCAAGGTCTTCCCGCCACCCAACCCGCGTTTCGAAGGGGACCGGGCCCAGTGGCTGCAGGACCTCCGCCGGGCCCTCTACGCGTCCAAAATCGTCAGTTACGCCCAGGGCTTCATGCTGATGCGCGCCGCCGCCCAACAGTACGGCTGGCACCTCAACTACGGCAGCATCGCCCTGCTCTGGCGCGGCGGATGCATCATCCGGAGCGTCTTCCTCGGCGAAATCAAGAAGGCCTTCGACAACAACCCCAACCTCGAAAACCTGTTGCTCGACCCCTTCTTCGCCAACGCCGTCCGGGAGGCCGTGCCGTCATGGCGTCGCGTGGTGGCCACCGCAGCCCTCCACGGCATCCCCGTGCCGGCCTTCAGCACGGCCCTGGCGTTCTTCGACGGCATCCGCAGCGAACGACTGCCGGCCAACCTGATCCAGGCCCAACGCGATTACTTCGGTGCCCACACCTACGAACGCGTCGACCGTCCCCGGGGCCAGTTCTTCCACACCAACTGGAC comes from the Limisphaera ngatamarikiensis genome and includes:
- a CDS encoding sugar kinase, translated to MSNYGLNIPSQGSLDFLALGALVHRLDPGVVPFRKATECRIHVSGGEYNVAANLADCFRLQTGIATALVEYPIGDLIAERVRAMGVRPFYKRFKHDGVRGPNHAIVYSDRGFGVRPPVVFYNRSNEAGALLKPGDFDWKAIFAQGVRWFHSGGIFAALSETTGPLIIEAMQAAKAAGAVTSFDLNFRQKLWDVWGGQDRAVAVNREIVKYVDVLVGNEEDLQKGLGLKGPDVHATSQLDPAVFVGMMDAVVKAYPQIRVVATTLREVLSTNRHRWSAVAWINGKVYQAPTCELDVYDRVGGGDGFAAGLFYGMLTGRAPEECVRLGWAHGALLTTTPGDTTMVTLEQVEAFARGGSARIQR
- the gnd gene encoding decarboxylating NADP(+)-dependent phosphogluconate dehydrogenase yields the protein MEPKADIAVIGLAVMGQNLILNMNDHGFTVVAYNRTTSKVDEFLANEAKGTRVLGAHSLQEMAALLKKPRRVMLMVKAGPPVDEFIEQLLGVLEPGDIIIDGGNSNFEDTIRRTRYVESKGLLYIGTGVSGGEEGARHGPSIMPGGSPAAWPHVKPIFQAIAAKVTDPTTGKTEPCCDWVGENGAGHYVKMVHNGIEYGDMQLIAEAYHMMKDGLGMSPDEMSRVFGEWNEAELKSYLIEITRDILAFKDEDGQPLVDKILDTAGQKGTGKWTVMSSAELGIPVTLIAEAVYARCVSAFKDQRLQAAKVFPPPNPRFEGDRAQWLQDLRRALYASKIVSYAQGFMLMRAAAQQYGWHLNYGSIALLWRGGCIIRSVFLGEIKKAFDNNPNLENLLLDPFFANAVREAVPSWRRVVATAALHGIPVPAFSTALAFFDGIRSERLPANLIQAQRDYFGAHTYERVDRPRGQFFHTNWTGHGGRVASGSYTV
- a CDS encoding tagaturonate epimerase family protein, with the protein product METRTALAKYSIGVGDRFAHEAPAQLAACQKTLQAGVEVVPVWNKSHREHQIIGSQPDSVRAAAQAAVRAAGWDRPWHVDADHVRREILDPYLGCCDYFTLDVAEVIGQPAPPARVEAFLQRHPELLGRLDLPELVEPIQTDAATLGRAAQHYLKAVDEAAAAYRAIAAAKGPGTFITEVSMDETDHPQSPLELLVILAALADAGVPVQTIAPRFVGRFNKGVDYVGDLRAFEQQLLDFLAVIRFARQHYNLPPSLKLSVHSGSDKFSLYPILHRTLRRTGEGLHVKTAGTTWLEELLGLIESGGAGLDLARDLYTEALEHLDELCAPYATVIDIDRRRLPPADEVRRWSPERFAAALRHDPNHPQFNPHLRQLFHVGYKLAARRGRQFLRLLEQAHDHIATLVTHNLYERHLRPIFLGNGKF
- a CDS encoding exosortase/archaeosortase family protein; the protein is MNDAKQLGILEEFRLEFQALWPRVPNKGMLFGLGALWVLLFHFLGNSTFGYVKTASLLEWMVNAYRANDWDEGHGLIVPLIVLGLMWWKRRELWGGPLELWPPALAVVGVALGLHVLGYLIQQPRISIVAFFLGLYGLMGLAWGPRFLRACVFPYVLLVFCIPLGSLAEVVTFPLRMVVTYVSVGVAQVLGFDVLREGSLIYDAQRTYRYDVAPACSGIRSLMSLLALTVIFGMTAFRTAWRRWVMVLAAIPLAVLGNVARITFTILVTEVFGQSYGVSVEQRFGFVTFAVAIGCLLLLEQWLREPEPVRPAGEGKESGA
- a CDS encoding glycosyl hydrolase family 28 protein gives rise to the protein MQARVIIRGMGLGMGLVLAGVWMGCQQPGVMPSGTESARPWREAAAIVSRVQPPRFPNRTFSITDYGAVADGRTDATEAIRRAIEACAAAGGGRVLVPPGEYLTGPIHLRSGVNLHVAEGAVLRFKTDPDAYLPLVLTRWEGMDCYNYSPLIYAHGQVNVAVTGRGVLDGQAGDDNWWAWKGPGRNRPAQGPNQVAARNRLVAQVAAGVPVEQRRYGPGCYLRPNFIQFYRCRNVWIEGVRIRRSPMWNIHPVLCTNVLVRGVEVISHGPNNDGCNPESCWDVVIEDCVFDTGDDCIAIKSGRNEDGRRLGIPSGNIVVRRCLMRDGHGGVVMGSEISGGCRNVFVEDCRMDSPKLDRVLRFKSNAVRGGVIENVWMRNVRVGRVADAVLQIDFLYEEGAKGPYRPAVRHVRMENVEVEQAARVLDIRTFEGAEIRDVRLVRCRVRGVTRPDRVDGGDVQLVDCEVERAR